One genomic window of Halorhabdus sp. CBA1104 includes the following:
- a CDS encoding ABC transporter substrate-binding protein, which translates to MTNGNDSQPISRRTVLEGAVAGGAIALTGCLSSDGGEAQTLRIASTWEPTIDPLDAGLILQRFGITESLVGVSHDIEPVPELSTDWTSDNSARHWEFSLREGVTFHDGTTMDADAVVRSLRRAVDSPAFADIPIEAVRATDDLTVTIETASPLVSLPAHLTRPKTAILSPAAYEDGTVSELIGTGPLKVESWEGSTIINAVRNEDYYGEVPTVESARYETITDDQTRRLKLENGDLEMARILSLSDVEPLRESDDIDVEAYQIPRCRFLVFDTTTMPFDEIPVRQAVNYAIDKETIVETVLEGVGKAAVGPFPASVERWHNPDLDGYTYDVDTARTLLSEAGWTNDSEGDVRTRDGTELSIEILAYNERPRLPLMGEILQRQLGAVGIDVKLSVFEYTTMMEQTKQDAFDCYLMSLSMLWYPDPERLSDMYHSEQSMLEHGYENQTVDTLLETARETMDYETRKEKYDEVQAITLRDAPTALLTYYTNVVGMSAGLDGYRPHPTESDYGVESITLSEE; encoded by the coding sequence ATGACGAACGGAAACGACTCACAGCCGATCAGTCGACGAACAGTGTTAGAAGGTGCCGTTGCAGGCGGGGCAATCGCCCTTACCGGCTGTCTCTCGTCGGATGGAGGCGAGGCCCAGACATTACGCATCGCCTCGACGTGGGAACCCACAATCGATCCTCTGGATGCGGGGCTGATCCTCCAGCGATTTGGCATTACTGAATCGCTGGTCGGCGTCAGCCACGACATCGAGCCCGTCCCGGAGCTTTCGACCGACTGGACGAGCGACAACTCGGCCCGTCACTGGGAGTTCTCACTGCGAGAGGGCGTCACCTTCCACGACGGGACGACGATGGACGCCGATGCAGTCGTTCGGTCACTCCGACGGGCGGTCGACTCCCCGGCGTTTGCCGACATCCCGATCGAAGCCGTTCGTGCGACCGACGATCTGACGGTGACCATCGAGACGGCGAGTCCGCTGGTCTCGTTGCCGGCCCATCTCACCCGTCCAAAGACGGCTATTCTCTCGCCGGCGGCCTACGAGGATGGAACCGTCTCTGAGCTGATCGGTACTGGGCCGCTGAAAGTCGAGTCTTGGGAGGGTTCGACGATCATCAATGCCGTTCGAAACGAGGACTACTACGGAGAGGTCCCGACTGTCGAGTCCGCCCGTTATGAGACCATCACCGACGACCAGACCCGGCGACTCAAATTAGAGAACGGAGATCTGGAGATGGCCCGAATTTTGTCGTTGAGCGACGTCGAGCCACTGAGAGAATCTGATGATATCGACGTCGAGGCCTATCAGATCCCGCGATGTCGCTTTCTCGTCTTCGATACGACGACGATGCCGTTCGACGAGATTCCCGTCCGCCAGGCTGTCAACTACGCTATCGACAAGGAAACGATCGTCGAGACCGTCCTCGAAGGCGTCGGGAAAGCGGCGGTCGGGCCGTTCCCCGCATCCGTCGAGCGCTGGCACAATCCGGACCTCGATGGCTACACGTACGATGTGGACACTGCTCGGACGCTGCTGTCGGAAGCCGGCTGGACGAACGACAGCGAGGGTGACGTGCGCACACGAGACGGCACGGAACTCTCGATCGAGATCCTTGCGTACAACGAACGCCCGCGCTTGCCACTCATGGGGGAGATCCTCCAGCGCCAGCTCGGCGCGGTCGGGATCGATGTCAAGTTGTCGGTCTTCGAATACACGACGATGATGGAACAGACCAAACAGGACGCCTTCGATTGCTATCTCATGTCGCTGTCGATGCTGTGGTACCCCGATCCCGAGCGGTTGAGCGACATGTATCACTCCGAGCAATCGATGCTCGAACACGGATACGAAAACCAGACTGTCGATACGCTGCTGGAAACGGCCAGAGAGACCATGGACTACGAGACCCGGAAGGAAAAATACGACGAGGTCCAGGCGATCACGCTTCGGGACGCACCCACTGCTTTGCTGACCTACTACACGAACGTCGTCGGGATGTCGGCGGGACTCGATGGCTATCGCCCCCATCCCACTGAGAGCGACTACGGGGTCGAATCCATAACGCTCTCCGAGGAGTGA
- a CDS encoding amino acid ABC transporter ATP-binding protein — protein MSLLEFEHVEKSYEEEDVLHDVSFAMDRGDVEVIVGPSGAGKSTLLRCVNRLTEIDGGRIVLDGDPIHDLDVNDLRRRVGMVFQDFNLFAHRTARGNITLGLEEVLELDHETAVERADAYLGQVGLSDQVDSYPAELSGGQKQRVGIARALVMEPELMLFDEPTSALDPELVGEVLDVMADLAAEGMTMLSVTHEMGFARSAADTLTVLEDGQIVECGRPEHLFETPENDRTAEFLGRLTDLEQ, from the coding sequence ATGAGTCTTCTGGAATTCGAGCACGTCGAGAAATCTTACGAGGAGGAGGACGTACTGCACGACGTCAGTTTCGCGATGGATCGCGGTGACGTCGAAGTGATCGTCGGGCCCAGCGGGGCCGGCAAGTCCACGCTATTGCGGTGTGTCAATCGCCTTACTGAGATCGACGGCGGGCGGATCGTCCTCGACGGCGATCCGATCCACGATCTCGACGTCAATGACCTCCGGCGGCGCGTCGGGATGGTGTTTCAGGATTTCAATCTCTTTGCCCACCGAACGGCGCGGGGCAACATCACCCTCGGCCTGGAGGAGGTCCTCGAGCTGGATCACGAGACGGCCGTCGAGCGCGCCGACGCCTATCTCGGTCAGGTGGGACTTTCCGATCAGGTCGATTCGTATCCCGCCGAACTCTCCGGCGGGCAGAAACAGCGCGTCGGGATCGCACGCGCGCTGGTGATGGAGCCCGAACTCATGTTGTTCGACGAGCCCACCAGCGCGCTCGATCCGGAACTCGTCGGCGAGGTACTGGACGTGATGGCCGATCTCGCCGCCGAGGGAATGACGATGCTGTCGGTCACCCACGAGATGGGCTTTGCCCGTTCGGCGGCCGACACGCTCACCGTGCTCGAAGACGGGCAAATCGTCGAGTGCGGCCGCCCGGAACACCTGTTCGAAACGCCCGAGAACGACCGCACTGCCGAATTTCTCGGACGACTCACCGACCTCGAACAATGA
- a CDS encoding amino acid ABC transporter permease, protein MTDGPAETEADPAADRGSLVEELPARRRLVLGAVGVVFWGWLVARWAYHNAALDAAATALGAPDLVRSEVTVQAREGWIPAGPFEAVADAIASVTDPLGPASVLLDWVVWLADLAALATTAAPALAEGAFITVYLTILSILFGLVVAIPVAVARTYGGLFVRMVALTYTELIRGTPLLAQLFFVYFALPLSDVARWVGFTGQPPIPQAASAVAVVGFTVNSSAYQAEYIRSALESVDAGQMTAARAVGLSKRGAIRHVVLPQGLRLAIPSWTNEFVYLVKYSSLAAFITVPDLFQRARDIASETFQYTDIYVVVGLFYLALVLTTALAMSRFETTVSIPGLGQSTGRN, encoded by the coding sequence ATGACCGACGGGCCAGCGGAGACGGAGGCCGATCCCGCCGCGGACCGGGGCTCTCTCGTCGAAGAGTTGCCGGCCCGCCGACGGCTCGTTCTGGGGGCGGTCGGCGTCGTCTTCTGGGGCTGGCTGGTCGCGCGCTGGGCCTATCACAACGCCGCCCTCGACGCGGCGGCCACGGCGCTCGGGGCCCCGGACCTCGTCCGTTCGGAGGTCACCGTCCAGGCACGCGAGGGATGGATCCCGGCCGGCCCCTTCGAGGCGGTCGCCGACGCGATCGCGAGCGTTACCGATCCGCTTGGCCCGGCCAGCGTCCTGCTCGATTGGGTGGTCTGGCTCGCCGATCTGGCTGCGCTCGCGACGACGGCCGCTCCCGCCCTCGCCGAAGGAGCGTTCATTACGGTCTACTTGACGATCTTGTCGATCCTATTCGGGTTGGTCGTTGCGATCCCGGTCGCCGTGGCCCGCACCTACGGCGGCCTGTTCGTCCGGATGGTCGCTCTGACGTACACCGAACTCATCCGCGGGACGCCGTTGCTCGCCCAGCTGTTTTTCGTTTACTTTGCGCTTCCCCTCTCGGATGTCGCTCGCTGGGTCGGATTCACCGGGCAACCACCGATCCCACAAGCAGCGTCGGCCGTCGCCGTTGTCGGGTTCACGGTCAACTCCTCGGCCTACCAGGCTGAGTACATCCGATCGGCGCTGGAGTCGGTTGATGCCGGGCAGATGACGGCCGCGCGTGCGGTCGGCCTCTCGAAACGTGGCGCGATCCGTCACGTCGTCCTCCCACAGGGACTACGGCTCGCGATCCCGAGTTGGACAAACGAGTTCGTCTACCTCGTCAAGTACTCCTCGCTCGCGGCGTTCATCACCGTCCCGGACCTGTTCCAGCGTGCGCGGGACATCGCCTCAGAAACCTTCCAATACACTGATATATATGTTGTCGTCGGTCTGTTCTATCTCGCGCTCGTGTTGACGACCGCGCTGGCGATGTCCCGGTTCGAAACCACGGTTTCGATCCCGGGACTCGGCCAGTCGACTGGGCGTAACTGA
- a CDS encoding SIMPL domain-containing protein — protein MHTNKSLLVVATVAVMLLAAVGVATAVSPVAQTEQPDRQIEVGASGDVSAEADRARLHVGVVATAADATTARNQVAENVTALRATLEELGISDDNIETARYDIDEVRDRAETTATVEYRAVHTFQITLEDPARVGAVVDGVVDSGANRVQGVSFTVSEQRRYELRQDALESAMERARSEAETLAGSADLTIEGAASISADDVHVRPYRVEEAMTTTASGDVAASTAIESGPVDVTASVQVVYNATAA, from the coding sequence ATGCACACCAACAAATCACTCCTCGTGGTCGCGACCGTCGCCGTGATGCTCCTTGCGGCGGTCGGCGTGGCGACAGCTGTCTCGCCAGTCGCACAGACCGAGCAACCGGATCGACAGATCGAAGTCGGCGCCTCGGGTGACGTTTCGGCCGAAGCCGATCGAGCGCGCCTCCATGTCGGTGTGGTTGCGACGGCGGCCGATGCCACGACCGCCCGGAACCAGGTTGCCGAAAACGTCACCGCACTCCGAGCGACGCTCGAGGAACTCGGAATCAGCGACGACAACATCGAAACCGCACGCTACGATATCGACGAAGTGCGAGACCGAGCCGAAACGACGGCCACAGTCGAGTATCGAGCCGTCCACACCTTCCAAATCACGCTCGAAGACCCCGCCCGTGTGGGTGCGGTAGTCGACGGCGTCGTGGACAGCGGTGCCAACCGGGTCCAAGGGGTCTCGTTTACCGTCTCAGAGCAGCGTCGATACGAACTCCGCCAAGACGCCTTAGAGAGCGCGATGGAGCGGGCCCGGAGCGAGGCCGAGACCCTCGCCGGGAGCGCCGACCTGACGATCGAAGGGGCGGCTTCGATCAGTGCAGACGACGTACACGTCCGCCCGTACCGCGTCGAAGAAGCGATGACGACGACAGCATCCGGGGACGTCGCTGCATCGACGGCCATCGAGAGCGGGCCGGTCGACGTCACGGCATCCGTGCAGGTCGTCTACAACGCGACGGCAGCCTGA